The Cyclopterus lumpus isolate fCycLum1 chromosome 6, fCycLum1.pri, whole genome shotgun sequence genome contains a region encoding:
- the LOC117732482 gene encoding CD81 antigen-like — protein MVVAGCTKCIKYMLFFFNFIFWLAGGVILAVALWLRHDSQTSNLLILQFEGHQAPGTFYISVYILIAVGAVMMLVGFLGCYGAIQESQCLLGTFFFFLVILFACEVAAAMWGFMNRDTISKELINFYDSAYIKAVDVSGSPSKDSAIKVLDVFHTTLDCCGKGDDTALFKQVAGTLCPRKSPEDLLKSQSCHTQLIELFSEKLYLIGLAALVVAVIMIFEMIFTMVLCCGIRNNPGVY, from the exons ATGGTTGTGGCGGGCTGCACGAAATGCataaaatatatgttatttttctttaattttattttctgG CTGGCCGGAGGTGTTATCTTAGCAGTGGCCCTGTGGCTCCGCCATGACAGTCAAACCAGcaacctcctcatcctccagtTTGAAGGCCACCAGGCACCAGGCACCTTCTACATCA GTGTGTACATACTGATAGCTGTTGGGGCTGTGATGATGCTCGTGGGCTTCCTCGGGTGTTACGGTGCCATTCAAGAATCTCAGTGCCTGTTGGGAACA ttcttcttcttcttggtgaTCCTCTTTGCTTGTGAAGTGGCTGCAGCAATGTGGGGCTTCATGAACAGGGACACA ATTTCAAAGGAACTGATCAACTTCTACGACTCCGCCTACATCAAAGCTGTGGACGTCTCAGGGTCTCCGAGCAAAGACTCTGCCATCAAGGTGCTGGATGTGTTCCACACTACG CTCGACTGCTGTGGTAAAGGTGACGACACCGCTCTTTTCAAACAAGTCGCCGGCACCTTGTGTCCCAGAAAGTCTCCAGAAGATCTTCTGAAATCTCAG AGCTGCCACACTCAGCTGATCGAGCTGTTCTCGGAAAAGCTCTACCTGATTGGTCTGGCTGCTCTGGTGGTTGCTGTCATCATG ATCTTCGAGATGATCTTCACCATGGTGCTCTGTTGTGGCATCCGTAACAACCCGGGAGTATACTAG
- the sigirr gene encoding single Ig IL-1-related receptor, giving the protein MALILCAFVLVFTGKWDKSVLAEAQSCVDESRFKEQLLYVGQQRPPYQLNCPLEPQSSLQPQLTWQKECQPLPTQGGKAYLEFASLTLQDQGNYTCMQQSNRTASFTVRLIVKESQCSKAPEFKPNGGSNGLRRNVECTVTLNCTALLQWDPTEEHCDGTLQWSKDGQPLSNHTHYTQNTSSWSPVVGQLMVNSLLVINLTELDAFGLYSCTVRNLSSDFSLPYSNSFVCSDGPNHTSAVLAAVFLLLLLAVAAVVYSRCHLNIKLWYRNSYGAYEVNDGKLYDAYISYVNNDHDRKFVTFILKPHLENKIALKVQLNDNDILPGSEPSAELLMNISRSRRLIVLLSHAYLEQDWCSNNFRQGLLHLLELCQRPVLIMLEGQSKRMRPEIKQLLSEHQHRLTILTWRHNSVTPFSVFWKELALAMPHRVVFRSESAGDPQTVLQEDKDPMLTLDSEFLDCHSDTDPAGDLGLRLPVYKALAFKAPVLPAAPITAAEPKSSDIDVSDLGSRNYGARSDFYCLVTKEDM; this is encoded by the exons ATGGCTCTGATTCTATGCGCGTTTGTATTGGTGTTCACCGGGAAATGGGACAAGTCTGTCCTCGCAGAGG CTCAGTCTTGTGTGGATGAGAGCAGGTTTAAGGAGCAGCTGCTCTATGTGGGGCAGCAGAGGCCTCCATATCAGCTCAACTGCCCTCTGGAGCCCCAGAGCTCCCTTCAGCCCCAGCTGACCTGGCAGAAGGAGTGTCAGCCTCTCCCTACTCAGGGAGGAAAGGCCTACCTGGAGTTTGCCAGCCTCACCTTGCAAGATCAAGGGAACTACACCTGTATGCAACAGAGCAACAGGACAGCCTCATTCACTGTGCGTCTCATCGTTAAAG AGTCTCAGTGCTCCAAAGCCCCAGAATTTAAGCCAAATGGGGGCTCGAACGGACTCCGGAGGAACGTGGAATGCACTGTGACACTGAACTGCACTGCTCTCCTCCAATGGGACCCAACAGAAGAGCACTGTGACGGCACGCTGCAGTGGAGTAAAGATGGCCAACCCCTCAGCAATCACACACATTACACGCAGAATACCTCCTCATG GTCTCCTGTTGTCGGCCAGCTGATGGTGAACAGTCTGCTGGTGATCAACCTCACAGAGCTGGATGCTTTTGGGCTCTACAGCTGCACAGTGAGGAACCTTTCCTCTGACTTTAGTCTGCCGTACTCAA ACTCTTTTGTGTGCTCAGACGGCCCCAACCACACATCTGCTGTTCTTGCAGccgtctttcttcttctcctcctggcTGTAGCTGCTGTTGTATACTCCAGGTGTCACTTGAACATCAAACTCTGGTACAGGAACTCCTACGGAGCCTATGAAGTCAATG ATGGCAAATTATATGATGCCTATATCTCTTATGTGAACAATGATCACGACAGGAAGTTTGTCACCTTTATTCTCAAACCTCACCTGGAGAATAAAATTGCGCTCAAGGTGCAACTCAATGACAACGATATTCTACCTGGCTCAG AACCTTCTGCAGAGCTGCTCATGAACATCAGTCGCTCTCGGCGTTTGATCGTGTTGCTCTCTCACGCTTACCTGGAGCAGGACTGGTGCTCCAATAACTTCAG acagGGCCTCCTGCACCTGCTGGAGTTGTGTCAGCGGCCCGTCCTCATCATGCTGGAGGGTCAGTCCAAACGCATGAGGCCTGAGATCAAGCAGCTGCTCAGTGAGCACCAGCACCGCCTCACCATACTCACCTGGAGGCACAACTCTGTG ACTCCGTTCTCCGTCTTCTGGAAGGAGCTGGCCTTAGCGATGCCTCACAGAGTCGTCTTCCGTAGTGAGTCTGCAGGCGACCCTCAGACTGTGCTCCAAGAGGACAAGGACCCCATGCTGACCCTCGACTCCGAATTCCTTGACTGCCACTCAGACACAGACCCTGCTGGAGATCTGG GGCTGCGCCTCCCTGTGTACAAGGCTCTGGCCTTTAAGGCCCCCGTCCTCCCTGCTGCTCCCATCACTGCAGCTGAGCCCAAATCCTCCGACATCGACGTGTCGGACCTGGGATCACGCAACTATGGAGCCCGCTCAGACTTTTACTGCCTGGTCACTAAGGAGGACATGTGA
- the pkp3a gene encoding plakophilin-3a isoform X2, whose product MVMPNTSVTTYGLPSEIHLGNGGPVLDEMARARRVHQQVKMRMAEKSTLPRQNGSSAQYAMSEHGGSTAMKYQTFNPNYSSKSSYMYSGSRTMGPRISQRTGFSSQSAGPDMAQYHRITVGGGGGGMGGGGGGIGGGGGGFYREDITTGGYQGDGGQQSRIEREMLSTQAMRSMSSMNQGSVHVNPWMMDGSDAGSLVSDRDATTRRQYDQRAINGYSTQLRSGEGSMLRSLSGTLSRGGGMTGGEAEFSQQHSYKGPAHRTISRITNRNRVSMGSMSGQMIQGGSVYGGDRVDGGGFMASGVSSASQGNLMQRVGTMSRAMSVRSMKSVGRGADIYDGQMEMGASMGNLSGIAALDMPTAVQNLREPDHDLQVLGAAYIQHECYNDSEAKDEVRRLKGITELVKLFNCDNQEVQRYATGATRNLIYENMDNKVALIEEGGIPQLVEALKDPDEELHKNITGILWNLSSKDNLKEKLARETLPELTDKILIPLSGGGDSEGIQHSPSEADIFYNTTGCLRNMSSVNEKTRQQMRETHGLVDSLVGYINASLDENKTEDKGVENAVCVLRNLSYQLYSEMPPSAMMRLEGPTRGQDSGKGEAIGCFTPQSRKAKNRKNQDLSTFTEVARVPKGVEWLWHPQIVGLYKRVLNQCEINSTTREAAAGALQNITAGDKRWASVLSRVALEQERILPVLLDLLRTSNDLELRSLTGLLRNLSRHAKDKNDMATKVVNNLVTKLPCDGHQKEPSSEVTVNICGVLNNLVTSSTVAARDINFFDGLQKLVGIKTSHDNSSGKTKAAKAAATVLSNMFQYKKLHKDYKEKGFTRRDFVDMTI is encoded by the exons ATGGTAATG CCCAACACCTCGGTCACTACCTATGGACTCCCGTCTGAGATCCACCTCGGGAACGGGGGCCCCGTGTTGGACGAGATGGCCAGAGCGCGCCgcgtccaccagcaggtcaagaTGAGAATGGCGGAGAAGTCCACACTTCCGCGTCAAAATGGATCGTCCGCACAATACGCCATGTCAG AGCACGGCGGTTCTACAGCTATGAAATATCAAACCTTTAACCCAAACTACAGCTCTAAATCCTCCTACATGTACTCGGGCTCCAGAACAATG GGCCCGCGCATATCCCAGAGAACAGGCTTCAGCAGCCAGTCTGCCGGTCCAGACATGGCCCAGTATCACAGGATCACTGTcgggggtggtggaggtggaatgggtggtggtggaggtggaattggtggtggtggcggtggttTTTACCGAGAAGACATAACCACGGGTGGCTACCAAGGGGACGGCGGGCAACAAAGCCGAATAGAGCGAGAGATGCTCTCCACGCAGGCCATGCGCTCCATGAGCTCCATGAATCAAGGTTCAGTGCATGTGAATCCCTGGATGATGGATGGCAGCGATGCCGGCAGTTTGGTCTCCGACCGTGATGCCACTACCAGACGCCAGTACGATCAGAGGGCAATCAACGGCTACTCCACCCAGTTGAGATCAGGAGAGGGCTCCATGCTCCGATCTCTTAGTGGCACTCTTTCCCGCGGCGGAGGGATGACAGGAGGAGAGGCGGAGTTCAGCCAGCAACATTCTTACAAAGGCCCAGCCCACCGCACCATCAGCAGGATTACAAACCGAAACCGGGTGAGCATGGGCTCCATGTCGGGGCAGATGATCCAAGGTGGGAGCGTCTACGGTGGCGACAGAGTTGACGGAGGAGGGTTCATGGCATCCGGAGTGTCCTCTGCTTCCCAGGGGAACCTAATGCAGCGTGTGGGCACCATGTCCCGGGCCATGTCAGTCAGAAGCATGAAGAGTGTGGGCAGGGGCGCGGACATCTACGATGGGCAGATGGAGATGGGAGCCAGCATGGGCAACCTTAGCGG GATCGCGGCCTTGGACATGCCCACCGCAGTGCAAAACCTGAGAGAGCCCGACCACGACCTGCAGGTCCTGGGTGCCGCCTACATTCAACATGAGTGTTACAATGACAGCGAGGCCAAAGACGAG GTGCGTCGCTTGAAGGGCATTACTGAGCTGGTGAAGCTGTTCAACTGCGACAACCAAGAAGTGCAGCGTTATGCCACTGGCGCCACACGCAACCTCATTTATGAGAACATGGACAACAAGGTGGCCCTGATCGAGGAGGGTGGCATCCCACAGCTGGTCGAGGCACTCAAAGATCCTGATGAAGAGCTCCACAAAAACATCACTG gtATCCTGTGGAACCTTTCATCCAAAGACAACCTGAAGGAGAAACTGGCTAGGGAGACACTTCCTGAGCTGACTGATAAGatcctcatccctctgtcaGGCGGCGGAGACTCTGAGGGCATCCAGCATTCTCCTTCTGAGGCAGACATCTTCTACAACACCACAGGATGCCTCAG GAATATGAGCTCTGTGAATGAGAAGACCCGTCAGCAGATGAGAGAAACACATGGACTGGTGGACTCTTTGGTTGGCTACATCAATGCCTCCCTTGATGAAAACAAGACAGAAGACAAG gGGGTGGaaaatgcagtgtgtgtctTGAGGAACCTCTCCTACCAGCTCTACAGTGAGATGCCTCCATCTGCTATGATGCGCCTGGAAGGACCAACCAGAGGTCAGGACTCAGGGAAGGGCGAAGCCATTGGTTGCTTTACACCTCAGAGCCGGAAAGCCAAGAAT AGGAAGAACCAGGATCTCTCCACTTTCACCGAGGTCGCTCGGGTGCCAAAGGGCGTGGAGTGGCTGTGGCACCCACAGATAGTGGGGTTGTACAAACGTGTGCTGAATCAGTGTGAGATCAACTCCACCACCCGCGAGGCAGCTGCCGGAGCGCTgcagaacatcacagctggagacAAGAGG TGGGCCTCTGTGCTGAGCCGGGTGGCTCTGGAGCAGGAGCGCATCCTGCCCGTGCTGCTGGACCTCCTGCGCACCAGCAATGATCTGGAGCTGCGTTCTCTCACAGGCCTCCTCCGAAATCTGTCCCGACATGCCAAAGATAAGAATGACATGG CTACAAAGGTGGTGAACAACCTGGTGACCAAGCTGCCTTGTGATGGACACCAGAAGGAGCCCTCCAGCGAAGTGACGGTCAACATCTGCGGTGTTCTCAATAACTTGGTGACCAGCAGCACCGTAGCCGCCAGAGACATCAACTTCTTTGATGGCTTGCAAAAACTGGTCGGCATCAAGACTTCACATGACAACAG TTCTGGGAAGACCAAAGCAGCCAAAGCAGCAGCCACCGTGCTCAGCAACATGTTCCAGTACAAGAAACTgcacaaagactacaaagag AAAGGGTTCACAAGACGCGATTTTGTAGACATGACGATCTAA
- the pkp3a gene encoding plakophilin-3a isoform X1, translated as MSAVASENVFLSALQPNTSVTTYGLPSEIHLGNGGPVLDEMARARRVHQQVKMRMAEKSTLPRQNGSSAQYAMSEHGGSTAMKYQTFNPNYSSKSSYMYSGSRTMGPRISQRTGFSSQSAGPDMAQYHRITVGGGGGGMGGGGGGIGGGGGGFYREDITTGGYQGDGGQQSRIEREMLSTQAMRSMSSMNQGSVHVNPWMMDGSDAGSLVSDRDATTRRQYDQRAINGYSTQLRSGEGSMLRSLSGTLSRGGGMTGGEAEFSQQHSYKGPAHRTISRITNRNRVSMGSMSGQMIQGGSVYGGDRVDGGGFMASGVSSASQGNLMQRVGTMSRAMSVRSMKSVGRGADIYDGQMEMGASMGNLSGIAALDMPTAVQNLREPDHDLQVLGAAYIQHECYNDSEAKDEVRRLKGITELVKLFNCDNQEVQRYATGATRNLIYENMDNKVALIEEGGIPQLVEALKDPDEELHKNITGILWNLSSKDNLKEKLARETLPELTDKILIPLSGGGDSEGIQHSPSEADIFYNTTGCLRNMSSVNEKTRQQMRETHGLVDSLVGYINASLDENKTEDKGVENAVCVLRNLSYQLYSEMPPSAMMRLEGPTRGQDSGKGEAIGCFTPQSRKAKNRKNQDLSTFTEVARVPKGVEWLWHPQIVGLYKRVLNQCEINSTTREAAAGALQNITAGDKRWASVLSRVALEQERILPVLLDLLRTSNDLELRSLTGLLRNLSRHAKDKNDMATKVVNNLVTKLPCDGHQKEPSSEVTVNICGVLNNLVTSSTVAARDINFFDGLQKLVGIKTSHDNSSGKTKAAKAAATVLSNMFQYKKLHKDYKEKGFTRRDFVDMTI; from the exons ATGAGCGCCGTGGCCTCAGAGAACGTGTTTTTGTCCGCTCTACAGCCCAACACCTCGGTCACTACCTATGGACTCCCGTCTGAGATCCACCTCGGGAACGGGGGCCCCGTGTTGGACGAGATGGCCAGAGCGCGCCgcgtccaccagcaggtcaagaTGAGAATGGCGGAGAAGTCCACACTTCCGCGTCAAAATGGATCGTCCGCACAATACGCCATGTCAG AGCACGGCGGTTCTACAGCTATGAAATATCAAACCTTTAACCCAAACTACAGCTCTAAATCCTCCTACATGTACTCGGGCTCCAGAACAATG GGCCCGCGCATATCCCAGAGAACAGGCTTCAGCAGCCAGTCTGCCGGTCCAGACATGGCCCAGTATCACAGGATCACTGTcgggggtggtggaggtggaatgggtggtggtggaggtggaattggtggtggtggcggtggttTTTACCGAGAAGACATAACCACGGGTGGCTACCAAGGGGACGGCGGGCAACAAAGCCGAATAGAGCGAGAGATGCTCTCCACGCAGGCCATGCGCTCCATGAGCTCCATGAATCAAGGTTCAGTGCATGTGAATCCCTGGATGATGGATGGCAGCGATGCCGGCAGTTTGGTCTCCGACCGTGATGCCACTACCAGACGCCAGTACGATCAGAGGGCAATCAACGGCTACTCCACCCAGTTGAGATCAGGAGAGGGCTCCATGCTCCGATCTCTTAGTGGCACTCTTTCCCGCGGCGGAGGGATGACAGGAGGAGAGGCGGAGTTCAGCCAGCAACATTCTTACAAAGGCCCAGCCCACCGCACCATCAGCAGGATTACAAACCGAAACCGGGTGAGCATGGGCTCCATGTCGGGGCAGATGATCCAAGGTGGGAGCGTCTACGGTGGCGACAGAGTTGACGGAGGAGGGTTCATGGCATCCGGAGTGTCCTCTGCTTCCCAGGGGAACCTAATGCAGCGTGTGGGCACCATGTCCCGGGCCATGTCAGTCAGAAGCATGAAGAGTGTGGGCAGGGGCGCGGACATCTACGATGGGCAGATGGAGATGGGAGCCAGCATGGGCAACCTTAGCGG GATCGCGGCCTTGGACATGCCCACCGCAGTGCAAAACCTGAGAGAGCCCGACCACGACCTGCAGGTCCTGGGTGCCGCCTACATTCAACATGAGTGTTACAATGACAGCGAGGCCAAAGACGAG GTGCGTCGCTTGAAGGGCATTACTGAGCTGGTGAAGCTGTTCAACTGCGACAACCAAGAAGTGCAGCGTTATGCCACTGGCGCCACACGCAACCTCATTTATGAGAACATGGACAACAAGGTGGCCCTGATCGAGGAGGGTGGCATCCCACAGCTGGTCGAGGCACTCAAAGATCCTGATGAAGAGCTCCACAAAAACATCACTG gtATCCTGTGGAACCTTTCATCCAAAGACAACCTGAAGGAGAAACTGGCTAGGGAGACACTTCCTGAGCTGACTGATAAGatcctcatccctctgtcaGGCGGCGGAGACTCTGAGGGCATCCAGCATTCTCCTTCTGAGGCAGACATCTTCTACAACACCACAGGATGCCTCAG GAATATGAGCTCTGTGAATGAGAAGACCCGTCAGCAGATGAGAGAAACACATGGACTGGTGGACTCTTTGGTTGGCTACATCAATGCCTCCCTTGATGAAAACAAGACAGAAGACAAG gGGGTGGaaaatgcagtgtgtgtctTGAGGAACCTCTCCTACCAGCTCTACAGTGAGATGCCTCCATCTGCTATGATGCGCCTGGAAGGACCAACCAGAGGTCAGGACTCAGGGAAGGGCGAAGCCATTGGTTGCTTTACACCTCAGAGCCGGAAAGCCAAGAAT AGGAAGAACCAGGATCTCTCCACTTTCACCGAGGTCGCTCGGGTGCCAAAGGGCGTGGAGTGGCTGTGGCACCCACAGATAGTGGGGTTGTACAAACGTGTGCTGAATCAGTGTGAGATCAACTCCACCACCCGCGAGGCAGCTGCCGGAGCGCTgcagaacatcacagctggagacAAGAGG TGGGCCTCTGTGCTGAGCCGGGTGGCTCTGGAGCAGGAGCGCATCCTGCCCGTGCTGCTGGACCTCCTGCGCACCAGCAATGATCTGGAGCTGCGTTCTCTCACAGGCCTCCTCCGAAATCTGTCCCGACATGCCAAAGATAAGAATGACATGG CTACAAAGGTGGTGAACAACCTGGTGACCAAGCTGCCTTGTGATGGACACCAGAAGGAGCCCTCCAGCGAAGTGACGGTCAACATCTGCGGTGTTCTCAATAACTTGGTGACCAGCAGCACCGTAGCCGCCAGAGACATCAACTTCTTTGATGGCTTGCAAAAACTGGTCGGCATCAAGACTTCACATGACAACAG TTCTGGGAAGACCAAAGCAGCCAAAGCAGCAGCCACCGTGCTCAGCAACATGTTCCAGTACAAGAAACTgcacaaagactacaaagag AAAGGGTTCACAAGACGCGATTTTGTAGACATGACGATCTAA